In Glycine max cultivar Williams 82 chromosome 15, Glycine_max_v4.0, whole genome shotgun sequence, the DNA window AAAATTCCAGTACAATTCctactaacaaaaaaatatattttgtttgttatctTGTTGGTGTTGGAATCTCGACTGCGAGATTGACGAACAACATGAGAACGCAGAAGTTCATAGATAACTGTCAAAAGCAAAAATTCACTATATAGTAATCCAATCCTTTTTCTTCCTATAGTATCAATAAGTCAGCAAAAAGAATGGCCCAGGccaggaagaagaaaaagaaaaggacaacaCTAGTACTACTCCATTTTAAAATACCATAGttaataatacaataaattaatgaaaattaggAGAACTATTGTGGGCGAAGAGAAGAGAGAACTACGTCTTGGAGAGAGCTATCTCTCTGCATAGCAGCTTTgaattcatcaaaggtaacttTTCCATCACTGTTGGCATCCATTAGGTCAAATATCTCATCCAATTTGCCAGGTTCAGTGATGTCAGTTGGGAGACAGTCTTCTGGCAAAGCCTGTTGTTCAGTGAATTTGTTTGTGTCAAGAGATGAAAGTCACAAGTTAAGGCTAACTAGAAAAATAGAGTATAGTGTGTTTTGAGTCTTCAATTTTAAGTCAAAATTGATCTTGgtctaagtttaaaaaataaacaaaattcacCGGTTATAAAGAATATGGAAATCAATATCATAATATTTCTAAAGTATAGGAACTATAACTAACTTTAAGCAAAAATTAAGAGacttcaattatattttatcctaaaaaaGAAGGGGCATAATATTACTCTGAGCATGGATGCTACTTCTTCCTTGGTGATGCACCCGGATCGATCTGTGTCATACATCTGTGTCAAAGAAAACCGTGAGGCAAATTAGCTCATTATGCTAAgctctttttctttgtattaGTGTGTAGGTGAgcattaaaaatgattatatacaattaattttggttaaaattgattCTGAAACTATAAATTTTTCGATCCTGCAGaaattccttaaaaaatttTCTCCAAAATCAATTTCCAACCTAATATCATTTCTTGAATATGAaaccaaacatgaaaatatatacctaaaatcattttaacggGTATTTCAAGGTGATTTTAGAGAATCTAAACTGAAGCCAAACACGAAGTCATATATAAAGAACTTTACAGTGGTTTCTTTTGTGTATGTTGGAGTATTTTTCCAGAGTTGTTGAGAGGTTGTGAACTAAGGTATGGTGAAAATAGTGAGTCATGCAATATAATCACAAGAATAAATAGTACATGAGTGATTGCCATATACGGCATATTTGTGTAGACGGTAAGTTATGAGAAAAGGCTCACCTGGAAGCACAAACGGAGAGCATCATCCCCTTTGGAGTTTTTGAAGCTGGAAAAACCACATAGTATCTCTCTCATGTCAACTGTTCCATCTCGGTTGTCGTCAAATAAGTCAAATATTCGCGGTGCTAGAGGGATCAGTGATGGCATGTTCATTGCTTTCAGCACCTCCTCAAACTCAGATAGAGTGGCATTGTCCCCACTCACACATCTGTTAACAACCAGCAACATTTTTATATCAGTCAAAAGAAACTGTCTAAGACAAGTGCATATACAAATAATTGGTTTCTTGTCAAACTGAAGAGCCACATTTGTGCATGTTTGCGTTAAAGTTCGCAaacttaaatttgaatgaaTTCCGTATTGAAGCTGAGTTTGCAAAAACAACATtccattttcttccatttcaaGCTGAGTTTCAAGGCAAAATTGAGTCGAAACTTGTTTATAATCGAACTCAACTGAGAACTAAATAGACTTCAttagttttactttttaaagaaTGTTGGAGTGTCCcaactaaatataaaatatagtctTAGAccctgtttggataaacttctctataaagaataagaaaataagaagctAAAATGAATTAACCTTCTTgcacaagttaaaatcaacttatgcacttaatttttagagaagctcttttaatataaattctCTCAAAGCTAAggtacataagttaattttatcttatggaGAAGCTTAATGtattttaccttcttattttcttctcctattagTGTTTatagagaagtttatccaaataaGGCCTTAGTAGTTTGATCAGTTCTGAATTTTGATCTTGACTCATGAATACTTACATCTTCTTAAAACTCATCCTGAGATTTTCAATTTCCTCTTCTGTGAGATCATGTGTTCCCACCAAGGATTTCAGTTTTTTGGTTCTGAGGAAGATTGTGGTGCTCCAAATACTTGCAATTGCAACTGCACGCAGTTTGCGCCTAGCGTTGAAGCTCTGCAATCTTGAGACAATCTCAGGGTCCATTGCATCATCTTTGGCCTTGTCACCTACCACCCATGGATGACTCAGAAGCTGTTCCAAGACATAAATCAAAATGTAAGTGGGGCTATTGTTCTcaaagtattttaataaaatatcccCAAACTTCTTTGTGCTTGAAAATAATATGATGCAAAATGTTGAACACTGATtagtagttattttttttttcctgaaagaTTTAGATGCATTACTAAAAACTACTagtatttaagtaaaaaaaaacctaaacatatagtaaataaataacGGTTTTTTTGTGGTAATTTATTCCAACACAGAATTGCTATCATAGTAGATATGCTTCATTCTTTGtaccaagaaaagaaaaaagaaatatgcctcaattaaatttaagattaaTGAAGTTGGTAAGAGtgtacaatacatcttgagCACTAGGTCTTCTACTAGGATCAACAATCAAAAGATCTGAAATCAGTTGCTTCGCTGAACGGGTAATGCCCTTCCATGTCTTCTCATAGAAACTGAAATTCCCCTGTTCCAAAATATTGGATTTGGTAAGCAAGAACATTATAGAATGATCACTAGGTGGAAGATGTAACATGTACCCgtatttaacttaaaatttgtTTCTTCTAAGAGTCCAAAGGTTATGATAGTCACGCAATTAACAGTGCAACACAGGATACTAAACCTTTGAACTGATCATTGGATCTGGCACATTAATGCAAAGGTATAGTGGCTTGCAAATGAtgtaatttaatgtattttgtaCTTTTATGATGAAAGTGGTAAGTTACTATGAGAAAACACGTGGTAGATTGAAAATGGATAATGTATTTGAGTAAAAGTCACATTTTCCTACATTGCTCATTTTTACAGTCTGTTACTCATTCTCTCTTTGAGGAATCACACTTTAAATCTGTGCATGATATGTTACTTAcattcattatcatttgttgttTCTGGCGATTATTTTGAGCAATGAAAGGTGGATAcctgcacacacacacaaaaaaaaagataaaattgagctaattttattatttaagagaaatataataatttcctTCATCTATTTTTGTGCCTAGAAGAAAACATCTACAGTGAAGCAAAGGACAGCTGATCAACATAATATGCAAAATTGAGTGATAAGATGAATATGAAAACCTCATCCTTTAATTATTTGCCTTCAATTATAAGGTGATaccatattttatttctatgtcTAAAAGTGATTGATGACTTTCCCTATGTAGTGCAATTGCACATGGACAGATAGGGACAACAAACTGAAATAtgtgaaaggaaaaagaaaaagtcaacATACCCTGAGAGCAAGATATATAGAATCACCCCCAGAGACCACATGTCACTCTTGGTAGTTATCTTCCCTTGAGAAAGAGCCTCTGGTGAAACGTAATCAATGGATCCAAACAAACCAACAACTGGGTCAGTGAATTCCTCAACAGAACTCAACCCAAAGTCCATGATCTTAAGAGGAGAGTCCCTCCTCACATCCAAGAAAAGGCAATTCTCAGGCTTCAAATCTCTGTGGACAATGTTAGCTCTATGAATAGCCTCTAATCCTGAAGCTATCTGGCGAACCACACCTGCAGCTTCAGTCTCTGAGTACCTATGCATAGATAGAATATATCAGATACGATACATATTTGATACGGGATatgattattctaaaaaaaatcataaaacataATTGTATATAATTGCAATGCTgcaaatttaagttaaaaatatacttCTTGGAcattgcaaaaaataaaataaaaattaaaaatgttatcatAAATCACTTTCTATTCTCTACAAATTGGAATAGTTTTAATCGCATTCCTTTCTTGAGATCATCCATAAAGAGAGTTTCTATTTTTGATTCATCAAGGAACaatgtttttgtttctatatTATACATACTTCTATCTCTCATATATACCTATATTAgattttcataacttttttgAAGGCTATGTAGAATAAATTAAAGTATCCAAACGCGTATCACTGAAGTATCCAAAAGTATTGGAATCGGATGCGTGGGACAAATGAAAAGTATTGGTGCTTCATAAGTACCTATCTTGTGCCACAATCCTATCAAACAGTTCTCCACCAGAACACAGCTCCAACACAAGGTGCACCCCATTTGAGTCCTCATACACATCATAGAGGTCAATCACATTAGGGTGTGGTGAAACATTTTCCACTATTCTCCTCATCACAAGAATCTCATTTGTGAGCAAGGCATCTGAGACTGAGACTtgtctccatgtggggaatccCATCATAGCTGCTGTGCTCTTCTTCTCTCCACCCTTTGGTCTTGGAAATCCAGAAGGGTTGTTGGAGTTTGAGGCAGTGCCTACCCTTCTCAGGGTTTTGATGGCTACATGTGTTTTGGTGTCACTGCTTGATTTTTTGGTGCCTTTTCTGACaacagaaaatccacctcttcCTAGGACTTCTGAAACTTCATACTCATCTGAGAGTTTTCTGGTTTCATTCCCCATGGTGGTGTGGTGCACACAAAGTCTTTGAAATTATGGAATCTTGAAGACTCAGAAAATGTGCAGTGGGAAGGGAATTggtatgtaaaaaaatgttaactttaATTCAATGATAGGGGCTTTCAAAACGCGTGTTGAAACGGTTGAGAGTGACATTAGCCTGTTGTAAGAGTTTGTGGATTAGTTTATGACATAAAATATGAAACAAATTGGGATAGGTACAAGAGAAAAAACAATATGGCTGGTAGGAGCTGTTCTGGAAGGGACAAAGAGAGAGTCAACTGCTGGCATTATATTCGAAGTTTCCCTGATCGCCATTTAGCCAAATTCAGATTTAATCTTTGTCAGGATGAAgtgtaaaacaaaagaaataaactaGGATAACTGACTTGGATTTTATCTCAAGGCTCTCCTTAACCTAATCCATATCATGATATTTActagcattttaatttttaattgtctttatattaaacatacatatagttctctctctctctatatatatatttgttgtatTTATCTAAtactactatttatttttttacatttggaAACAGTTTGAGACTCTATGGAGTAGTAGTGTAAGCTTCTTTCATGTTAGGTAATAGGAATTGGTCAATTACAAGTCGcacattcttttttaatttttttttgttgagatgAAAGATTATGGGTGTCCTCTAACCTACTTGTTAATCTTGCTTGTGATGTATGATGGTCATTAACTCAAAGAAATCTTTAAGCAAACATGTAAATCTAACAAAACTTTACACTATttcataaatgaaattaaaggattatgtattttttcttccataaagattatcttttgattttgttcctcaattctttttatttaatttattttttaataaaaatatgtttcttaGCCCCCCAGAGTAATTTCGCTTCAGGTGATGATGAGCCATAATCAACTTTAATATACCATACGTCAGTGATCCATTTGCTATATGTCATTACTTAACAAATAGCAAAACTAAaacatttgttttataaatCAGGGTTAAATTTAGAGGCATTGATATCAAAATtggttaattttatataaataaaaacacaaccTAAAATAAACAAGGTTAGgtatacttttttttcattttacggAATAATGTTCATTAGAAAGCATGAAAACGGTGcaaaaaattatgcaaaaatacATGA includes these proteins:
- the LOC732616 gene encoding calcium and calcium/calmodulin-dependent serine/threonine-protein kinase, which produces MGNETRKLSDEYEVSEVLGRGGFSVVRKGTKKSSSDTKTHVAIKTLRRVGTASNSNNPSGFPRPKGGEKKSTAAMMGFPTWRQVSVSDALLTNEILVMRRIVENVSPHPNVIDLYDVYEDSNGVHLVLELCSGGELFDRIVAQDRYSETEAAGVVRQIASGLEAIHRANIVHRDLKPENCLFLDVRRDSPLKIMDFGLSSVEEFTDPVVGLFGSIDYVSPEALSQGKITTKSDMWSLGVILYILLSGYPPFIAQNNRQKQQMIMNGNFSFYEKTWKGITRSAKQLISDLLIVDPSRRPSAQDLLSHPWVVGDKAKDDAMDPEIVSRLQSFNARRKLRAVAIASIWSTTIFLRTKKLKSLVGTHDLTEEEIENLRMSFKKICVSGDNATLSEFEEVLKAMNMPSLIPLAPRIFDLFDDNRDGTVDMREILCGFSSFKNSKGDDALRLCFQMYDTDRSGCITKEEVASMLRALPEDCLPTDITEPGKLDEIFDLMDANSDGKVTFDEFKAAMQRDSSLQDVVLSSLRPQ